One Neochlamydia sp. AcF84 DNA segment encodes these proteins:
- a CDS encoding (2Fe-2S) ferredoxin domain-containing protein has product MQQNLNERLIKCGVDTLKRHIFLCSDQANPRCSSTDIAYASWQYLKQRLQELNLTGAGGIYRTKVSCLRICQKGPVAVIYPDGIWYHSCNPEVLEIILQQHLIGGKPVKEYILYDHSKIAYSSSC; this is encoded by the coding sequence ATGCAACAAAATCTTAACGAAAGGTTGATAAAATGTGGGGTCGATACCCTTAAACGCCACATCTTTCTATGCAGCGACCAAGCAAATCCACGCTGCTCTAGCACAGATATAGCCTACGCTTCTTGGCAATATTTAAAGCAAAGGCTTCAAGAACTGAACTTGACAGGAGCGGGAGGCATCTACAGAACAAAAGTAAGCTGCTTAAGAATTTGTCAAAAAGGCCCTGTTGCTGTCATCTATCCTGATGGAATTTGGTATCATTCCTGTAACCCAGAAGTTTTAGAGATCATTCTTCAACAACATCTTATCGGTGGTAAGCCGGTAAAAGAATATATTCTTTATGATCACTCCAAAATCGCCTATAGCTCCTCTTGCTGA